The following proteins come from a genomic window of Enterobacter chengduensis:
- the ghxP gene encoding guanine/hypoxanthine transporter GhxP: protein MSTPSARTGGSLDAMFKISARGSTVRQEIVAGLTTFLAMVYSVIVVPGMLGKAGFPPAAVFVATCLVAGVGSIVMGLWANLPLAIGCAISLTAFTAFSLVLGQHISVPVALGAVFLMGVLFTVISATGIRSWILRNLPQGVAHGTGIGIGLFLLLIAANGVGLVIKNPLDGLPVALGHFASFPVIMSLIGLAVIIGLEKLKVPGGILLTIIGVSIIGLIFDPNVHFSGIFAMPSLSDDKGNSLIGSLDIVGALNPVILPSVLALVMTAVFDATGTIRAVAGQANLLDKDGQIIDGGKALTTDSLSSVFSGLVGAAPAAVYIESAAGTAAGGKTGLTAITVGVLFMLILFLSPLSYLVPAYATAPALMYVGLLMLSNVAKIDFADFVDAMSGLITAVFIVLTCNIVTGIMIGFASLVIGRLVSGEWRKLNVGTVVIAVALVAFYAGGWAI, encoded by the coding sequence ATGTCTACGCCATCTGCGCGTACCGGCGGTTCACTTGACGCCATGTTTAAAATTTCGGCTCGCGGCAGCACCGTGCGCCAGGAAATCGTTGCCGGTTTGACAACGTTTCTGGCGATGGTTTATTCCGTCATCGTTGTGCCGGGCATGCTGGGCAAAGCGGGCTTCCCGCCAGCGGCTGTGTTTGTGGCGACCTGCCTCGTGGCTGGCGTGGGGTCCATCGTGATGGGCCTATGGGCGAACCTGCCGCTGGCAATTGGTTGCGCCATCTCTCTGACCGCGTTCACCGCGTTCAGCCTGGTGCTGGGCCAGCACATCAGCGTACCGGTTGCGCTGGGTGCCGTGTTCCTGATGGGTGTGTTGTTTACCGTGATTTCAGCGACGGGCATCCGCAGCTGGATTTTGCGCAACCTGCCGCAGGGCGTGGCGCACGGTACCGGTATCGGTATCGGCCTGTTCCTGTTGCTTATCGCCGCCAACGGCGTTGGTCTGGTCATCAAGAATCCGCTGGACGGTCTGCCGGTCGCCCTCGGTCATTTCGCCAGCTTCCCGGTGATCATGTCGCTGATCGGTCTGGCGGTGATTATCGGTCTGGAAAAACTGAAGGTCCCGGGCGGTATTCTGCTGACCATTATCGGCGTTTCCATTATCGGCCTGATTTTCGATCCTAACGTCCACTTCTCCGGCATTTTCGCCATGCCGTCGCTGAGCGATGACAAAGGCAACTCCCTGATTGGCAGCCTGGATATCGTTGGCGCGCTGAACCCGGTCATCCTGCCGAGCGTGCTGGCGCTGGTGATGACCGCCGTGTTTGACGCGACCGGTACCATTCGTGCGGTGGCCGGTCAGGCGAACCTGCTGGATAAAGACGGTCAGATTATTGACGGCGGCAAAGCGCTGACCACCGACTCCCTGAGCAGCGTCTTCTCTGGCCTGGTGGGCGCGGCGCCTGCGGCGGTGTATATCGAATCCGCAGCGGGTACGGCGGCAGGCGGCAAAACCGGCCTGACGGCGATCACCGTGGGCGTGCTGTTCATGCTGATCCTGTTCCTCTCTCCGCTCTCCTATCTGGTTCCGGCGTATGCGACCGCGCCAGCGCTGATGTACGTTGGCCTGCTGATGCTGAGCAACGTGGCGAAAATCGACTTTGCGGATTTCGTGGACGCGATGTCTGGCCTGATTACCGCGGTCTTCATCGTGCTGACCTGTAACATCGTGACCGGCATTATGATCGGCTTCGCGTCGCTGGTGATTGGTCGTCTGGTCTCCGGTGAATGGCGCAAGCTGAACGTGGGCACCGTTGTTATTGCCGTTGCGCTGGTGGCGTTCTACGCGGGCGGCTGGGCAATCTAA
- a CDS encoding DUF485 domain-containing protein: MNNDICQQIENSAHYRELVDKRQRFAFILSIIMLIIYVGFILLIAFAPHWLGTPLHAGTSVTRGIPIGIGVIVISFLLTGVYVWRANGEFDRLNKAVLQEVKAS; encoded by the coding sequence ATGAATAACGATATTTGTCAGCAGATAGAGAATAGTGCGCACTACAGGGAGCTCGTCGATAAGCGGCAACGGTTTGCCTTCATCCTTTCCATCATCATGCTGATTATCTACGTCGGCTTTATTCTGCTGATCGCCTTTGCACCGCACTGGCTGGGCACCCCGCTGCATGCGGGCACCAGCGTCACGCGCGGCATTCCCATTGGCATTGGCGTGATTGTGATCTCCTTCCTGCTGACCGGCGTCTACGTCTGGCGCGCGAACGGTGAATTCGATCGTCTCAATAAAGCGGTTCTGCAAGAGGTAAAAGCATCATGA
- a CDS encoding LysR family transcriptional regulator — translation MDIRTLRYFVEVVRQQSFTRAAEKLFVTQPTISKMLKNLEDELNCTLLIRDGRKLLLTDTGRVVFERGLAILAEFRQLEAELGDINHLTKGVLRLGIPPMVGMMMAGPISLFRQRYPGVELKISEFGGLTVQQAVTNGELDVAMTALPVEEESGLATLPLFSHPLCVLVPRSGDWLKIDSVKPELLGEHPLLIYNEDFALSRQLMTLFNQHNVKPRIAVRSGQWDFLAAMVQAGVGIAILPQPICERLDKNTLRWIPLESELHWQLGMIWREGVYLSQSAQAWLECCKGFWVPSP, via the coding sequence ATGGACATAAGAACGCTGCGCTATTTTGTCGAGGTGGTTCGCCAGCAAAGTTTTACCCGCGCAGCGGAGAAGTTGTTCGTTACCCAGCCAACCATCAGCAAGATGCTGAAAAACCTCGAAGATGAACTGAACTGTACCCTGCTGATCCGCGACGGGCGCAAGCTGTTGCTGACCGATACCGGACGCGTGGTGTTCGAACGCGGGCTGGCGATTCTGGCGGAGTTCCGCCAGCTGGAAGCGGAGCTGGGCGATATTAATCATCTGACCAAAGGGGTGCTTCGCCTCGGCATTCCGCCCATGGTGGGGATGATGATGGCCGGGCCGATTAGCCTGTTTCGCCAGCGTTATCCCGGCGTTGAGCTGAAGATTTCGGAATTTGGTGGATTAACCGTCCAGCAGGCCGTCACCAACGGCGAGCTCGACGTCGCAATGACCGCCCTTCCCGTGGAGGAAGAGAGCGGTCTGGCGACCCTGCCGCTGTTTAGCCATCCGCTCTGCGTCCTGGTACCACGCTCCGGCGACTGGCTGAAGATTGACTCGGTGAAGCCCGAACTGCTCGGCGAACATCCCCTGCTGATCTACAACGAAGACTTCGCCTTAAGCCGTCAGCTGATGACGCTGTTCAACCAGCATAACGTGAAGCCGCGCATTGCGGTGCGCAGCGGACAGTGGGACTTCCTGGCGGCGATGGTGCAGGCCGGCGTGGGGATTGCCATTCTGCCGCAGCCGATTTGCGAGCGGCTGGATAAAAACACGCTGCGCTGGATCCCGCTGGAGAGCGAACTGCACTGGCAGCTGGGGATGATCTGGCGTGAAGGGGTGTATCTGTCGCAGAGCGCGCAGGCGTGGCTCGAGTGCTGTAAGGGGTTTTGGGTGCCCTCACCCTAA
- a CDS encoding LrgB family protein: MTNFQVSILCLVATLAIYFANKRLYRRFHALPLMPLVLTPILLVMMLVFGHISWQNYIGESHWLLWLLGPATIAFAVPVYDNLAIIKRHWMSLSAGVLTATVVAVCSSVWLARLFTLSDEIQRSLAVRSVTTPFALAAAKPLGGQPDLVALFVVVTGVFGMAVGDMLFLRLSIREGMAKGAGFGAASHGAGTARSYELGQQEGVVASLVMMLSGVVMVLIAPLVAWVMF, from the coding sequence ATGACTAATTTTCAGGTCAGCATCCTTTGCCTGGTGGCGACGCTGGCGATCTACTTTGCCAACAAGCGGTTGTATCGTCGTTTTCATGCCCTGCCGCTGATGCCGCTGGTCCTCACGCCGATCCTGCTGGTGATGATGCTGGTCTTCGGCCATATCTCCTGGCAAAACTACATCGGTGAATCCCACTGGCTGCTGTGGCTGCTCGGCCCGGCGACCATCGCGTTTGCCGTTCCCGTTTATGACAACCTGGCGATCATCAAACGCCACTGGATGTCGCTCAGCGCGGGCGTACTCACCGCCACGGTGGTGGCGGTATGCAGCTCCGTCTGGCTGGCCCGGCTGTTTACGCTGTCCGATGAAATTCAGCGCAGCCTGGCCGTCCGTTCGGTGACGACGCCGTTTGCGCTGGCCGCGGCGAAACCGCTCGGCGGGCAGCCGGACCTGGTGGCGCTGTTTGTGGTCGTGACGGGCGTCTTTGGGATGGCGGTTGGCGATATGCTCTTTCTGCGGCTGTCTATCCGGGAAGGGATGGCGAAAGGCGCGGGGTTTGGCGCGGCGTCGCACGGCGCGGGCACGGCACGTTCCTATGAGCTCGGCCAGCAGGAGGGCGTTGTCGCGAGCCTGGTGATGATGCTGTCGGGCGTAGTGATGGTCCTGATTGCGCCGCTGGTGGCGTGGGTGATGTTTTAA
- the actP gene encoding cation/acetate symporter ActP, with protein sequence MKRVLTALAAALPFAAHAADAITGDVQRQPTNWQAIIMFLIFVLLTLYITYWASKRVRSRNDYYTAGGNITGFQNGLAIAGDFMSAASFLGISALVYTSGYDGLIYSLGFLVGWPIILFLIAERLRNLGRYTFADVASYRLKQGPIRTLSACGSLVVVALYLIAQMVGAGKLIELLFGLNYHIAVVLVGVLMVMYVLFGGMLATTWVQIIKAVLLLFGASFMAFMVMKHVGFSFNNLFTEAMAVHPKGEAIMSPGGLVKDPISALSLGLGLMFGTAGLPHILMRFFTVSDAREARKSVFYATGFMGYFYILTFIIGFGAIMLVGANPAFKDAAGALIGGNNMAAVHLADAVGGNLFLGFISAVAFATILAVVAGLTLAGASAVSHDLYANVFRKGASERDELKVSKITVLVLGVVAILLGILFEKQNIAFMVGLAFSIAASCNFPIILLSMYWSKLTTRGAMIGGWLGLLTAVILMILGPTIWVQILGHASAIFPYEYPALFSIAVAFIGIWFFSATDNSPEGNLEREKFRAQFIRSQTGLGVEQGRAH encoded by the coding sequence ATGAAGCGAGTCCTGACGGCGCTCGCCGCCGCCCTCCCCTTTGCCGCCCACGCGGCGGATGCCATTACCGGTGACGTTCAGCGCCAGCCGACCAACTGGCAGGCGATTATCATGTTCCTGATATTCGTCCTGCTGACGCTGTACATCACTTACTGGGCGTCGAAACGCGTGCGCTCGCGTAACGATTACTACACCGCCGGGGGCAACATTACCGGCTTCCAGAACGGGCTGGCGATTGCGGGTGATTTTATGTCCGCCGCCTCGTTCCTCGGGATCTCCGCGCTGGTGTACACCTCCGGCTATGACGGCCTGATCTACTCTCTCGGCTTCCTCGTCGGCTGGCCGATCATCCTGTTCCTGATTGCCGAGCGCCTGCGCAACCTAGGCCGCTATACCTTTGCGGACGTGGCATCCTATCGACTGAAGCAGGGGCCGATTCGCACCCTCTCCGCCTGCGGCTCTCTGGTGGTGGTGGCGCTGTACCTGATTGCGCAGATGGTCGGTGCGGGTAAATTGATCGAGCTTCTGTTCGGCCTGAACTACCACATCGCGGTGGTGCTGGTGGGCGTGCTGATGGTGATGTACGTGCTGTTCGGCGGCATGCTGGCGACCACCTGGGTGCAGATCATCAAAGCGGTCCTGCTACTGTTCGGCGCCAGCTTTATGGCCTTTATGGTGATGAAGCACGTCGGCTTCAGCTTCAACAACCTGTTCACCGAAGCGATGGCGGTTCACCCGAAAGGGGAAGCGATCATGAGCCCTGGCGGGCTGGTGAAGGACCCGATATCCGCGCTCTCTCTCGGCCTGGGCCTGATGTTTGGTACGGCTGGCCTGCCGCACATTCTGATGCGCTTCTTTACCGTAAGCGACGCGCGTGAGGCACGCAAAAGCGTCTTCTACGCCACCGGCTTCATGGGTTACTTCTACATCCTGACCTTTATCATCGGCTTTGGCGCGATCATGCTGGTGGGGGCGAACCCGGCGTTTAAAGACGCGGCGGGCGCGCTGATTGGCGGTAACAACATGGCGGCTGTGCATCTGGCGGACGCGGTAGGCGGCAACCTGTTCCTCGGCTTTATCTCCGCCGTGGCCTTCGCCACCATTCTGGCGGTAGTTGCGGGTCTGACCCTCGCCGGCGCGTCGGCGGTATCGCATGACCTCTACGCGAACGTCTTCCGCAAGGGGGCGAGCGAGCGCGATGAGCTGAAGGTTTCAAAAATCACCGTGCTGGTGCTGGGCGTCGTGGCGATTCTGCTGGGCATTCTGTTTGAGAAGCAGAACATCGCCTTTATGGTGGGGCTGGCCTTCTCGATTGCGGCAAGCTGTAACTTCCCAATCATCCTGCTCTCCATGTACTGGTCGAAACTGACCACGCGTGGGGCAATGATTGGCGGCTGGCTGGGGCTGCTGACGGCGGTGATCCTGATGATTCTGGGCCCGACCATCTGGGTGCAGATCCTCGGCCACGCAAGCGCCATCTTCCCGTATGAGTATCCGGCGCTGTTCTCGATCGCCGTGGCGTTTATCGGCATCTGGTTCTTCTCGGCCACCGACAACTCGCCGGAGGGTAACCTGGAGCGTGAGAAATTCCGCGCCCAGTTTATCCGTTCACAAACCGGCCTGGGCGTTGAGCAGGGCCGCGCGCACTAA
- the soxR gene encoding redox-sensitive transcriptional activator SoxR — translation MEKRLPRIKALLTPGEVAKRSGVAVSALHFYESKGLIKSIRNGGNQRRYTRDVLRYVAIIKIAQRIGIPLATIGEAFGVLPEGHTLSPKEWKELSSQWREELDRRIHTLVALRDELDGCIGCGCLSRSDCPLRNPGDRLGEQGTGARLLEED, via the coding sequence ATGGAAAAGAGATTGCCGCGCATTAAAGCGCTGTTAACCCCCGGCGAAGTGGCAAAGCGAAGCGGCGTGGCGGTATCGGCGCTCCACTTCTATGAAAGCAAAGGGTTAATTAAAAGCATCCGTAACGGCGGCAACCAGCGTCGCTATACCCGCGACGTGCTGCGCTACGTGGCGATTATTAAAATTGCGCAACGAATCGGAATTCCCCTGGCTACGATCGGCGAGGCATTTGGCGTGCTGCCGGAAGGCCACACGCTGAGCCCGAAGGAGTGGAAAGAGCTGTCGTCCCAGTGGCGTGAAGAGCTGGACAGGCGTATCCATACGCTGGTCGCCCTGCGTGACGAGCTGGATGGCTGCATTGGCTGCGGCTGCCTGTCGCGTAGCGATTGCCCGCTGCGTAACCCCGGCGACAGGCTGGGCGAGCAGGGGACGGGGGCGCGGCTGCTGGAAGAGGATTGA
- a CDS encoding CidA/LrgA family protein, which produces MAVALSRVTPAVVQRLQVPVQVLLYAGLFVFAEYLVGWLHLPLPANLVGMLLMLTLILCRVIPLSWVRAGARWLLAEMLLFFVPAVVAVVNYAQLLMVDGWRIFAVIALSTLMVLGATAWVVDKVYRFEISRHKHD; this is translated from the coding sequence ATGGCCGTGGCGTTAAGCCGTGTTACGCCTGCCGTTGTACAACGACTCCAGGTCCCTGTTCAGGTACTGCTCTACGCGGGACTGTTTGTTTTCGCCGAATATCTGGTCGGCTGGCTGCATCTGCCGCTGCCCGCCAATCTTGTCGGGATGCTGCTGATGCTGACGCTTATTCTGTGCCGCGTGATCCCCCTCAGCTGGGTGCGCGCCGGGGCGCGCTGGCTGCTGGCGGAGATGCTGCTGTTCTTTGTCCCTGCCGTCGTGGCGGTGGTGAACTATGCGCAGCTGCTGATGGTAGACGGCTGGCGGATCTTTGCGGTTATCGCGCTGAGTACGCTAATGGTGCTGGGGGCGACCGCCTGGGTGGTGGATAAAGTGTATCGCTTTGAAATCAGCAGGCACAAACATGACTAA
- the soxS gene encoding superoxide response transcriptional regulator SoxS encodes MSHQQIIQTLIEWIDDHIDQPLNIDVVAKKSGYSKWYLQRMFRTVMHQTLGEYIRQRRLLLAAQALRSTQRPIFDIAMDLGYVSQQTFSRVFRREFDRTPSDYRHQLN; translated from the coding sequence ATGTCGCATCAGCAGATTATTCAGACGCTTATTGAATGGATTGATGACCATATCGACCAACCGTTGAACATTGATGTGGTCGCGAAAAAGTCGGGCTATTCGAAATGGTATTTACAGAGAATGTTCCGTACGGTCATGCATCAGACGCTGGGTGAGTACATTCGTCAGCGCAGGCTGCTGCTGGCGGCGCAGGCGCTACGCTCAACGCAGCGGCCGATTTTTGATATCGCGATGGATCTGGGCTATGTGTCGCAACAAACCTTTTCCCGCGTGTTTCGCCGCGAGTTTGACCGCACGCCGAGCGACTATCGCCATCAGCTGAATTAA
- a CDS encoding glutathione S-transferase family protein, with translation MLTVHHLNQSRSHRAIWALEELNLPYEIVHYQREKNMLAPEALKKVHPLGKSPVIEDNGLILAESGAILEYLQETYDAESRLKPLDPAHKVQYRFWLHYAEGSLMPLLLMKLVFNSLGKPPVPFGLRTLGKALGQGVQKAYLNRQLETHARFIESHLAKNSWFAGDSLSMADIQMSFPIFALLARGGIHNLPHTQAWKTKVETCPGWQRTLEKGGPLSIPGED, from the coding sequence ATGCTCACGGTACACCACCTTAACCAGTCGCGCTCGCACCGCGCGATCTGGGCGCTTGAAGAACTCAACCTGCCTTATGAGATCGTTCACTACCAGCGCGAAAAGAACATGCTGGCACCGGAGGCGCTCAAAAAGGTGCATCCGTTGGGCAAATCACCGGTCATCGAAGATAACGGACTGATCCTTGCGGAGTCGGGCGCCATTCTGGAGTACCTGCAGGAAACGTACGACGCCGAGTCACGCCTTAAGCCTCTGGATCCGGCGCATAAGGTGCAGTACCGCTTCTGGCTGCATTACGCCGAAGGCTCGCTGATGCCGCTGCTGTTAATGAAGCTGGTTTTCAACAGCCTCGGCAAGCCGCCGGTGCCGTTTGGCCTCAGAACCCTGGGCAAAGCGCTGGGGCAGGGCGTGCAAAAAGCGTATCTCAACCGTCAGCTGGAAACCCATGCGCGCTTTATTGAGTCGCATCTTGCTAAAAACAGCTGGTTTGCCGGGGATTCGCTCAGCATGGCCGACATTCAGATGAGCTTCCCGATCTTTGCCCTGCTGGCGCGCGGCGGTATCCACAACCTGCCGCATACCCAGGCATGGAAGACAAAGGTCGAGACTTGCCCCGGCTGGCAAAGAACCCTGGAGAAAGGGGGGCCGTTATCTATTCCCGGTGAGGACTGA
- a CDS encoding YjcB family protein, with translation MAAITTSMVLLRWPLLSAVLMFLASTLNIQFRKSDYAGLAVISTLLGLGAACWFATGLLGITLVDIAAVWENIKVVMVEAMSHTPPDWPMVIT, from the coding sequence ATGGCAGCCATTACTACCAGCATGGTTCTCCTGCGCTGGCCTTTGTTGAGTGCGGTACTGATGTTTTTAGCCAGCACGCTGAACATTCAGTTTCGTAAATCTGACTATGCCGGTCTTGCGGTGATCAGCACCCTGCTGGGTCTGGGGGCTGCCTGCTGGTTTGCAACGGGTCTGCTTGGGATCACCCTGGTGGATATCGCTGCCGTCTGGGAAAATATTAAAGTGGTGATGGTTGAGGCGATGAGCCACACGCCACCAGACTGGCCGATGGTGATTACCTGA
- a CDS encoding EAL domain-containing protein — protein MNRSARRKMLRVVGIIMVVMLPVMLALWFAQLRAVSETSAQLRTFAELALDKTELVIQQVDLARDEAEKYQGELCTPGHRQYMLNVVRGRLFVADLIYAEGEHFLCSTVFTPDRPYAIPAANYTRKPDVAIYYYRDTPFYTGYKMTYMQRGNYVVVVNPLSYSEVMSADHSLSWGVYDTVTNAFFSVSQKANVSLLNSMIRDKESVFQKDNRFYTVVKSPKRPIAAIVSTSNKRFYETLYHQATLTLPLGMICSIIILLVWSRTHRELNSPGRLLHRALNKRQLCLHYQPIIDIKNNQCVGAEALLRWPGFNGQVMSPAEFIPLAENEGMSERITDYVVEEVFNDLGHFLAEHPHLYISINLSATDFHSSRLIAMISDKARHYAVRAQQIKIEVTERGFIDVPKTTPVIQAFRQAGYEVAIDDFGTGYSNLHNLYSLNVDILKIDKSFIDTLTTNSTSHLIAEHIIEMAQSLRLKTIAEGVETAEQVSWLLKRGVQFCQGWHFAKAMPPQEFMTWQQQPLH, from the coding sequence ATGAATCGTAGCGCGCGGCGCAAAATGCTCAGGGTGGTAGGGATCATCATGGTAGTTATGCTGCCGGTGATGCTTGCGCTATGGTTTGCCCAGCTGCGTGCCGTGTCGGAAACAAGCGCCCAGCTACGCACATTTGCTGAACTGGCTTTAGACAAAACTGAGCTTGTTATTCAACAGGTTGACCTGGCGCGGGACGAGGCTGAAAAATATCAGGGTGAGCTTTGTACGCCGGGACACCGTCAATATATGCTGAACGTTGTTCGTGGCCGCCTGTTTGTCGCCGATTTAATTTACGCTGAAGGCGAGCATTTTCTTTGTTCGACCGTTTTTACACCGGATCGCCCCTACGCCATTCCCGCCGCTAATTACACGCGTAAACCTGATGTCGCTATCTATTATTATCGCGATACCCCATTTTATACTGGCTATAAAATGACATATATGCAGCGTGGAAATTATGTGGTGGTCGTCAATCCGCTTTCATACAGTGAAGTCATGTCTGCGGATCATTCTCTTTCATGGGGGGTGTATGACACGGTAACTAACGCTTTCTTTTCCGTCAGCCAGAAAGCCAATGTTTCTTTATTAAATTCGATGATTCGGGATAAGGAATCGGTATTTCAAAAAGATAACCGTTTCTATACCGTCGTGAAATCGCCAAAACGGCCTATTGCCGCTATCGTGTCGACGTCAAATAAACGTTTTTATGAAACGCTCTATCATCAGGCGACGCTGACGCTGCCGCTGGGGATGATTTGCAGCATTATTATTTTGCTGGTCTGGTCTCGCACCCACCGCGAGCTTAATTCGCCGGGGCGTCTGCTGCACCGGGCGCTGAACAAACGCCAGCTTTGCCTGCATTATCAGCCGATTATTGATATTAAGAATAACCAGTGCGTGGGGGCAGAGGCATTGTTACGCTGGCCGGGTTTTAACGGACAGGTGATGAGCCCGGCGGAGTTTATTCCGCTGGCGGAAAATGAGGGGATGAGCGAGCGGATTACGGACTATGTCGTTGAAGAGGTATTCAACGATCTGGGCCATTTCCTGGCCGAGCATCCGCATCTCTATATTTCGATTAACCTGTCGGCGACGGATTTCCACTCCTCGCGGCTGATCGCCATGATTTCCGACAAGGCCCGCCACTACGCCGTCCGCGCGCAGCAAATCAAAATCGAAGTGACGGAACGCGGTTTTATCGATGTGCCTAAAACCACGCCGGTGATTCAGGCCTTCCGGCAGGCGGGGTATGAAGTCGCCATCGATGATTTCGGAACCGGTTACTCGAACCTGCACAACCTCTACTCGCTGAACGTGGATATTTTGAAAATCGATAAATCGTTTATCGATACCTTAACGACCAACAGTACCAGCCACCTGATCGCCGAGCATATTATCGAGATGGCGCAAAGCCTGCGGCTGAAAACCATTGCGGAAGGGGTCGAGACGGCAGAGCAGGTGAGCTGGCTGTTGAAGCGCGGCGTTCAGTTTTGTCAGGGATGGCACTTCGCGAAAGCGATGCCGCCCCAGGAATTTATGACCTGGCAGCAGCAGCCTTTGCACTGA
- a CDS encoding Na+/H+ antiporter, translating to MEIFFTILIMTLVVSLSGVVTRVLPFQVPLPLMQIAIGALLAWPTFGLHVEFDPELFLVLFIPPLLFADGWKTPTREFLEHGREIFGLALALVVVTVVGIGFLIYWTVPGIPLIPAFALAAVLSPTDAVALSGIVGEGRIPKKIMGILQGEALMNDASGLVALKFAVAVAMGTMVFTVGGATLEFFKVAIGGILAGFVVSWLYGRSLRFLSRWGGDEPATQIVLLFLLPFASYLIAEHIGVSGILAAVAAGMTITRSGVMRRAPLAMRLRANSTWAMLEFVFNGMVFLLLGLQLPGIMESSLVAAEADPNVEVWMLFTDVVLIYLALMLVRFGWLWTMKNFSVRFLKKKPMEFGSWTTRELLIASFAGVRGAITLAGVLSIPLLLPTGDVFPARYELVFLAAGVILFSLFVGVIMLPILLQHIDAGDSTQQHKEERIARAATAEVAIVAIQKMEERLAADAEENIDNQLLTEVSSRVIGNLRRRADGRNDVESSLQEENLERRFRLAALRSERAELYHLRATRQISNETLQKLLHDLDLLEALLIENQ from the coding sequence ATGGAAATCTTCTTCACAATACTCATCATGACCCTTGTGGTCTCGCTATCCGGGGTGGTTACACGCGTACTGCCCTTTCAGGTCCCCCTGCCATTAATGCAAATTGCCATCGGCGCGCTGCTGGCGTGGCCGACGTTTGGCCTGCACGTGGAATTTGACCCCGAACTGTTCCTCGTGCTGTTTATTCCGCCGCTGCTGTTTGCCGATGGCTGGAAAACGCCCACGCGCGAATTCCTTGAGCACGGGCGAGAGATCTTCGGCCTGGCGCTGGCGCTGGTGGTGGTCACCGTCGTCGGGATCGGTTTTCTGATCTACTGGACGGTACCGGGTATTCCTTTAATACCGGCTTTTGCGCTGGCCGCCGTGCTGTCGCCAACCGATGCCGTGGCGCTGTCCGGCATTGTGGGTGAAGGCCGCATTCCGAAGAAAATCATGGGGATTTTACAGGGTGAGGCGCTGATGAACGACGCCTCCGGCCTGGTTGCCCTGAAGTTTGCCGTGGCCGTTGCGATGGGCACGATGGTCTTTACCGTCGGCGGTGCCACCCTGGAGTTCTTCAAGGTGGCGATTGGCGGTATTCTAGCGGGCTTCGTGGTGAGCTGGCTGTACGGCCGCTCGCTGCGCTTCCTCAGCCGCTGGGGCGGCGATGAGCCTGCTACCCAGATCGTACTGCTGTTCCTGCTGCCGTTCGCCTCCTACCTGATTGCTGAACATATCGGCGTGTCGGGCATTCTGGCGGCAGTGGCTGCAGGGATGACCATCACCCGTTCCGGCGTAATGCGCCGCGCGCCGCTGGCCATGCGCCTGCGCGCCAACAGCACCTGGGCAATGCTGGAGTTTGTCTTTAACGGCATGGTATTCCTGCTGCTGGGCCTTCAGCTGCCGGGCATTATGGAATCCTCGCTGGTGGCGGCCGAAGCCGACCCGAATGTGGAAGTCTGGATGCTGTTTACCGACGTCGTGCTGATCTACCTGGCGCTGATGCTGGTGCGTTTTGGCTGGCTGTGGACGATGAAAAACTTCAGCGTGCGCTTCCTGAAGAAAAAGCCGATGGAGTTCGGCTCGTGGACAACGCGTGAGCTGCTGATCGCCTCCTTTGCGGGCGTTCGCGGGGCGATCACCCTTGCCGGTGTGCTCTCCATTCCGCTGCTGCTGCCGACGGGCGACGTCTTCCCGGCGCGCTACGAGCTGGTCTTCCTGGCGGCGGGCGTGATTCTGTTCTCCCTGTTTGTTGGGGTGATTATGCTGCCAATTTTACTTCAGCATATTGATGCCGGTGATTCGACCCAGCAGCATAAAGAGGAGCGGATTGCCCGGGCGGCCACCGCCGAAGTGGCGATTGTCGCGATCCAGAAAATGGAGGAACGTCTGGCCGCGGATGCGGAAGAGAACATCGACAACCAGCTGCTGACGGAAGTGAGTTCCCGGGTGATTGGTAACCTTCGCCGCCGCGCGGACGGGCGTAACGATGTGGAAAGCTCGCTGCAGGAAGAGAACCTGGAGCGCCGGTTCCGCCTGGCGGCGCTGCGCTCAGAGCGTGCCGAACTTTACCACCTGCGCGCCACGCGCCAGATCAGCAACGAAACGCTGCAAAAGCTGCTGCACGATCTGGACCTGCTGGAAGCGCTGTTGATAGAGAATCAGTAG